Proteins co-encoded in one Coregonus clupeaformis isolate EN_2021a chromosome 17, ASM2061545v1, whole genome shotgun sequence genomic window:
- the LOC121542610 gene encoding tumor necrosis factor receptor superfamily member 16, whose amino-acid sequence MAAAFVCTLFLLVKVALGDACVSGQFSQSGECCSHCPPGHGVEIECGMEDTKCQPCPEGTFSPSDGLSPCLPCARCPAGIPELASCSATLDTHCDCDEHFYLWRDGTSVAGLCAACTMCGRGEGAVRLCGAQGNTQCQPCRLGTFSEEKSNTKPCQACSQCSDTEVEIRACQLNSDTLCMDKKLHILSRPPESDGPLAAPRLPGLGLVDDDEEGDEASPAPGGRAAPGGPGFTPQDDGSRNNILVYVSVLAAVVLGLLLYVAYKCWTSYKQKQALSKARAAELGTTPEGEKLHSDSGVFLDSHSLQDSQPSKGSKRDSKQDSRLYINLPPHRQEEVERLLQEGGEGRGGSWRILGTALGYEPEQMDLFGRGEAPVHTLLSNWAQQEGSTLGLLCSALARIERPDVAAALTCPGHGVSVV is encoded by the exons ATGGCTGCGGCTTTTGTCTGCACACTTTTTCTGCTCGTGAAG GTTGCCCTGGGAGATGCCTGTGTCAGTGGGCAGTTCAGCCAGTCAGGGGAGTGCTGTAGCCACTGCCCCCCAGGCCATGGGGTGGAGATAGAGTGTGGGATGGAGGACACCAAGTGCCAGCCTTGCCCTGAGG GAACGTTCTCCCCATCAGACGGTCTCTCCCCGTGCCTCCCCTGTGCCCGCTGCCCGGCTGGCATCCCAGAgctggcctcctgcagcgccACCCTGGATACCCACTGTGACTGTGACGAGCACTTCTACCTATGGCGGGATGGGACGAGCGTGGCGGGGCTGTGTGCCGCCTGCACTATGTGCGGGCGAGGCGAGGGGGCGGTGAGGCTGTGCGGTGCCCAGGGGAACACCCAGTGCCAACCATGCCGCCTGGGAACGTTCTCAGAGGAGAAGAGTAATACCAAGCCCTGCCAGGCATGCTCTCAATGCTCTGACACCGAGGTGGAGATCAGAGCCTGCCAGCTCAACTCTGACACCCTCTGCATGg ATAAGAAGCTCCACATCCTGTCTCGTCCCCCTGAGTCTGACGGCCCTCTGGCCGCTCCTCGCCTGcctgggttagggttggtggatGATGACGAGGAGGGGGACGAGGCCAGCCCTGCCCCTGGAGGAAGAGCGGCCCCCGGGGGCCCCGGGTTCACCCCTCAGGATGATGGGAGCAGGAACAACATCCTGGTCTACGTTTCTGTTCTGGCTGCCGTGGTGCTGGGCCTGCTGCTCTACGTCGCCTACAAGTG CTGGACGTCATATAAGCAGAAGCAGGCGTTGAGTAAAGCCCGTGCTGCAGAGCTGGGGACGACTCCTGAAGGAGAGAAACTCCACAGTGACAGCGGAGTGTTCCTGGACTCACACAGCCTGCAGGATAGCCAACCAAGCAAAG GTAGTAAGAGGGACAGTAAGCAGGACAGCCGGCTGTACATCAACCTGCCCCCccacagacaggaggaggtgGAGCGTCTGCTCCAGGAGGGGGGCGAGGGCCGTGGAGGCTCCTGGAGGATCCTGGGGACAGCGCTGGGTTACGAGCCCGAGCAGATGGACCTGTTTGGGCGCGGCGAGGCCCCTGTACACACCCTCCTCTCCAACTGGGCCCAGCAGGAGGGCTCCACCCTGGGACTGCTGTGCTCAGCGCTGGCCCGCATCGAGAGGCCCGACGTGGCCGCCGCTCTCACCTGCCCTGGCCATGGGGTGTCTGTGGTCTGA